A single window of Chloracidobacterium sp. DNA harbors:
- a CDS encoding serine hydroxymethyltransferase, whose amino-acid sequence MTNAFFTANINEVDPIVSNALDNEVRRQVDGLELIASENFVSEAVLETMGSVLTNKYAEGYPAKRYYGGCEFVDVVETLAIDRAKEMFGAEHANVQPHSGAQANMAVLMTALDHGDTILGMNLSHGGHLTHGHPLNFSGINYKVADYGVRRDTEQIDYDEILQKAEEHRPKLIICGASAYARTIDFARIGEIARSVGAKVMADIAHIAGLVAVGLHPSPVPHCEFVTTTTHKTLRGPRGGLILCREEFAADINRSVFPGVQGGPLMHIIAAKAVAFGEALRGDFKAYQQQVIDNAHALAETLADSGLRLVSGGTDNHLLMVDVFMDGKGVTGKVAEQALGEAHITVNKNTIPFDTNKPFIASGVRLGTPALTTRGMKEDEMRAIGTMIASVIHEPESAEVKNRVRREVLELTAKFPMYPTRLKQDRGESA is encoded by the coding sequence ATGACAAATGCTTTTTTTACAGCAAATATAAACGAAGTCGACCCGATCGTTAGCAACGCTCTTGATAACGAGGTTCGGAGACAGGTTGATGGGCTTGAGTTGATCGCATCGGAGAATTTTGTCTCCGAAGCAGTGCTCGAGACTATGGGCAGCGTTTTGACAAACAAATATGCCGAAGGATATCCGGCCAAGCGATATTACGGCGGATGCGAGTTTGTCGACGTTGTTGAGACTCTGGCGATCGATCGGGCGAAAGAGATGTTCGGAGCAGAGCACGCCAACGTCCAACCGCACTCGGGTGCGCAGGCGAATATGGCGGTTCTGATGACCGCTCTCGATCACGGCGACACGATATTGGGTATGAACCTCTCGCACGGAGGTCACCTGACGCACGGTCATCCGCTTAATTTTTCCGGCATCAACTACAAAGTTGCGGACTATGGCGTCCGTCGTGATACCGAACAGATCGATTACGACGAGATCCTGCAAAAGGCCGAAGAGCATCGTCCAAAACTGATCATCTGCGGAGCGTCCGCGTATGCAAGGACCATCGATTTTGCACGCATCGGCGAGATCGCCCGGAGCGTGGGAGCCAAGGTGATGGCGGACATCGCTCATATCGCGGGTCTCGTGGCGGTTGGATTGCACCCTTCGCCGGTACCGCATTGCGAATTTGTCACCACGACAACACACAAGACTCTGCGCGGACCGCGCGGTGGATTAATACTTTGCCGCGAAGAATTTGCGGCCGATATTAACCGCAGTGTCTTTCCGGGCGTGCAGGGCGGTCCGCTGATGCACATTATCGCGGCCAAGGCTGTGGCGTTCGGCGAGGCTCTTCGCGGAGATTTTAAGGCCTATCAGCAGCAGGTGATCGATAACGCTCACGCCCTCGCCGAGACGCTGGCCGATTCGGGCCTGCGTCTCGTCTCGGGCGGCACCGACAACCACCTCTTGATGGTCGACGTATTTATGGACGGCAAGGGTGTGACCGGCAAGGTTGCCGAGCAGGCGCTAGGTGAAGCTCACATCACGGTCAACAAAAATACGATACCATTCGATACTAACAAGCCATTTATCGCCTCGGGCGTCAGGCTCGGAACTCCCGCGCTGACAACGCGCGGTATGAAAGAGGATGAAATGCGAGCGATCGGAACTATGATCGCCTCTGTCATCCACGAACCGGAATCAGCCGAGGTGAAGAACCGTGTTCGTCGCGAAGTCCTGGAACTGACCGCCAAGTTCCCGATGTATCCGACACGGTTAAAGCAGGATCGTGGCGAATCGGCCTGA